The nucleotide sequence TCGCCATTGGGTGCTCCTCTCAAAAAGACACTTTTACCAATCGCTTATACCATAACGTAACGGCTCATTTCAACGCCTATTTTCTTGCAAAGGAAAAAATTAATGAAGCTGAAAAAAAATTCACCGAAGCTTACCAAGAAGATTATAGCCAAGTACTGCCTGTATTCTTGCCCATTGATAGTACTACAGTGGATCAAAATGAAGAAACTTTAGAAGAGGCCCGTGAATTGGCCGCCAAGGCTATCGATTGGCACCGGATCAGTAACTGGGTGGATGACAGCTATTATCTCATTGGATTGATAGATTATTACGAGGCCCAAACCGACGATGCCATAAATACCTTCAAATACCTTAACGTAGAGAGCAAAAACAATGAAGTCAGACATAGGGCCCTCGTTCAGTTGTTGAGAATCTTTATAGATCAACGAAAATTTGATAATGCAGCATATGTCATTGATTTCCTTTCCAAGGAAGAAGAAATTAGTAAAGAGAACAAAAGGCTCCTTTACAAAACCTTGGCCTATTATTATGAGGTAAGAAACGAAAAGGACGGCTTGATCGCTGCCTTGGAAAAGACATTGGAACACACCTCGGATTCCAAAGAATCCTCTAGACTGTATTTCACTTTGGCACAGTTATACCAAAGAGCAGGCTTCGATGCACAAGCTTATTCCTATTATCAAAATGCCAAGGATGGCAATCCACCCTATGAAAGGGCATTTTTCGCCCAATTGTACTCTCAGCAAGTTGCGGAATTAGAAAAAAGTAAGGATTTCAAAAAAGTACGTGCCTATTATGATGAACTGTACAAAAACAGAAAAAACATTGACCTAAGAGATGTAGTGCTTTATGAAAAAGCCCTGTTTGAGCTAAAGCAAAATCAAACAGCTGAAGCTATCCGGCTCCTACACAAAGCAGCACAAGAACAGGGAAAAAACAATAAACAAAAAGGCTATATCTATCAGAAATTAGCTGAAGTATATTTCGATCAAAAAGAAGATTACCAATCCTCCAAATACTATCTAGACAGTGCTTTACAATATTTCAAACCGACAGACAACAGCTATAATGCCCTGCTAAACAAAAAAGAAGTCCTGGATAATTTCACCTTCAACTATGAAATCATCCAAAAAAACGACAGCTTAATTGCCTTAAGTCGCTTAAGCCCTGCACAGCAAGAACAAATCGCAGACAAATACCTCGAAAGAGAAGAAGCCAGGCTTTTGGCTGAAGCTGAGAAAAAAGCCGACAAAAAAAGTGCAAGTATTTTCAATAATCTCTTGGCTTTCGGAGGAAATACATCTGTAGCTTCGTTTTATTTTGACAATCCTACCGCAATACAGCAAGGGGAAATTGAGTTTTTCAGAAGCTGGGGAAATAGAGCCCTTGCTGATGACTGGAGAAGAAAGTCCAGTGGTTATCAGGCTGGCGCTGGAATCGGCAATACCGAAACAAGCACTGATACTGTGGAGACCAAAGACATAAGTGCCCAAATCAGTTCTTCACTCCCATCCAAAGAAAGCCTACTGGCCAATATTCCAAAAGACGAAAATGCCATTGCGCTACTTAATGATGAATTGGAAAATGCCTATTTTGAACTAGGAAAAGTATTGTTTTTCGATTTGTCAAGGCCGGATATGGCAAGGGAATACTTGCATGACCTTATTCAAAAATATCCAGATTCGGATAAGATGCCAGAAGCATATTACACTTTATACTTAATAGAGCAAGAGACGGGGGGCAATGCAGATTACTATGCCAATAAATTAAACAAGGAATTTCCATCATCTCCTTTTACCAAGTCTGTCAACAACCCTGTGGATAAGTCTTCAGGCACCATTGCCAACAAAAATGCTTCAGCAAATTATAGCAAAGCTTATGATCTCTATCTATCAAGTGACTATATGCAGTCGAGGCAAATTATCCGCAGCACCCTGGACAATTATCCTCTAACCCCGGTAACAGACAAACTATTACTGCTTGACATCATGGTCACAGGAAAAATGGATGATCGGGAAATCTACCAAAAAAGATTAGAGCAATACATAAGCACTACCAAAAGTGATGATTTGGAAAAAATGGCAAGGAATATGCTTATAGCCTTGACAGGCGAAACAGAAACTGAACAGACAGCCAACAAAGACAAATTGGCCACTACAGATTCACTAGCCAATCAAGATCCAAAACCAGAAGCAACAACGAATACAGATAGTCTCAAAAAAGAAACTATTTATAAACTAAACCCTGACCAAACGCATATATTTATCTTGGCAGTAGCTCCAGAGCAAATCGATAAATCAAAAAATCTAACTGCCGAAATGGAAAATTTTCATAACAAGAACTACCCCAATTCAAGATTGAGGACGGGCAGTTTAGCATTTACAAGGGAATATGCTATTGTTTTGGTAAGTCCTTTTTCCAACGCAGCCAAGGCATTGGATTATAGAAATAAGTTCTTAGCAGAATTTAATTCACAAGCTTTATCAGAGGAAATAAAAAAGAGTAGTTTTGTAATTTCATTAGAAAACTTTCAACAGTTAAACAAAAGGAAAGACATCGCGGAATATGAAGCTTTTTACAAAGCTTCTTATCAATAAAGTCATGAGTAAAAAGAAACAAACCACGAAAAGTAGCAGTTTTGCAGGTAAGATAGTGAAGTCACTTTGGATTATTTTTTTTGTAGGACTCTTGAGTCTTGTAATATTTATATGGTCAGTAAGTGTTAATTTTTTGGGATTATATGGGGACCTTCCTGATTTTAAAACACTAGAAAATCCCGATAGCGAACTAGCATCCGAGTTATATTCAGCAGATGGAGTATTGCTAGGGAAGTACTACAGAGAAAATCGCTCTCCTGTAAAATACAATGAGCTTTCGCCCAATTTGATCCAAGCATTGATGGCTACGGAAGACATTCGTTTTGAAGATCACTCAGGTATTGATTTAAAAGGATTGGCCAGGGTATTTTTCAAGACCATCTTACTTGGACAAAGTAGCGCAGGTGGAGGAAGTACACTCAGCCAGCAAACAGCCAAAAACCTATTCAAAACCAGGGGAGCAGAATCTCAAGGGTCACTCAGCAGCATACCCGGTCTCCGCATGCTCATTATAAAAACCAAAGAATGGATAGTAGCGACCCAACTGGAAAAAGCTTACACTAAGGATGAAATCATTACTATGTACCTGAACACTTCAGAGTTTGGAAGTAATGCCTTTGGCATCAAAACTGCAGCCAAGACTTTCTTTAACAAAGCTCCAAAAGATCTTGCTGTTCAAGAATCCGCGGTTTTGGTAGGACTCTTCAAGGCCCCTACTTATTATAGCCCGGTTTATAATCCTGACAACTCTCTTAGGAGAAGAAACACGGTGCTCAACCAAATGAGAAAATATGATTACATCAGTAATGCAGAATATGATTCTATTTCTTCCTTACCTCTTGAACTGGACTATAATGTAGAAAGTCACAACCGTGGTCTGGCCACTTATTTCAGAGAAATTGTTAAAGCCGACCTGATCAAATGGACTAATGAAAACTTAAAGGTAGACGGTAAACCATACGACCTGTATGGAGATGGATTAAGGATTTACACTACCATTGATAGCCGTATGCAAAAATATGCAGAAGAATCAGTGGATGAGCATATGAGGGAACTTCAGGCCAAATTTAAGCAAGAACTTAGAGGAAGAGAACCATGGATTGACAGTAATGGCAAGGTGATCCCTAACTTCCTAGAAACCATGATCAAAAGGACCGAAGCATATCGGGTATTAGCCAATAAATATGGGGCAGGTTCCGATTCAATTGACATAAAGCTCAATGAAAAGAAAAAAATGAAAGTCTTTTCATGGGAGAAAGGTGAAATCGATACCCTTATGAGCTCCATGGATTCCCTAAGATATTACAAGACCTTTCTTCAAACTGGTTTTGTCTCCATGGACCCCCACACTGGACACATCAAAGCTTGGGTGGGTGGTTTAAATCACAAGTACTTTAAATATGATCATGTTAGAGAAGGAAAAAGACAGCCTGGCTCCACCTTTAAGCCTTTTGTTTATGCTGCAGCCATTGAAAACGGCTATAGCCCTTGCTATACCGTAGTCGATCAGCCTGTAGAAATCAATATCCCCGGCCAACCAGCTTGGATACCTAGCAATGCGGATGGAAAATTCTCTTATGAAAAAATGACTATTAGGCAGGCCATGGCAAGGTCTATCAACTCCATCACTGCTTATATGATGAAACAAATAAGTCCTGAGGTAGTAGTAGAAACAGCACATCGATTGGGTGTCACCAGTGAACTGGATCCTGTACCGGCATTGGCGCTAGGAACCAGTGATGTTTCTATATTAGAGATGGTAGGAGCCATGGGTACTTTTGCCAATAAAGGAGAACACATTAGGCCCTATTATATCGACAGGATTGAAGACAAGAATGGCAATGTTTTACACCAATTCCCAGCTAGGAAAAAACCAGCTATGAGCGAAGAGCATGCCTATCTGATGCTACATATGCTTATGGGAGGCTTTGAGGAAACAGGTGGTACTAGCCAAGGCATTCCGATGAGTCTAAGAACAGACAATGAATTAGGAGGAAAGACGGGGACTACACAAAATGCATCAGATGGCTGGTATATTGGACTCAGCAAAGACCTGGTTAGTGGTGTTTGGGTTGGAGGTGATGATCGTGCTGTACACTTTAGAAGTTGGATTAGTGGTCAAGGGGCCAGAACAGCCCGCCCTATCTGGGTCAAATACATGACAAAGGTTTATAACGACCCCAGCTTAGGAATCACCAAAGGTCCATTCCAAAAACCTGAAAGACCGTTAAGTGTTGAGCTGAACTGTAACGAATACAATCTTAAAACAGATGACTATTCAGACTTTGATTACGATAGAAGCAGCAATGATTTTTAAGCAAGCTATTCTATAATTGACACTTTAAAAAAGTTAAAAACAGCTCGCGTCGGTGAGCTGCTTTTTTATATTTGTTATTATGCAAACACCATCATACAATCGTGATGAATATCTGAAACTTCCCGATTCACCCGGAGTTTATAAATATTTTAATGATGAGGGGACGCTTATCTATGTGGGCAAGGCCAAAAGCTTAAAGAAAAGAGTAAGCAGCTATTTCGTAAAAAGTGCTGGTCTCAACCTCAAAACCAAAAGAATGGTCAGGGAAATCAATAAAATAGAGTTCACCATGGTGAACTCCGAATTTGATGCACTTCTTTTGGAAAACAACTTGATAAAAAAATCCCAACCCAAATACAATATCCTACTTAAGGATGACAAGACATATCCATACCTGCTATTAACCAATGAACACTTCCCCCAAATCTACCCAACTAGAAAAATAATCCCATCCAAAGGCACCTACTATGGCCCTTTTGCAAGTGTAAAAGCCATGAACAATGTCTTGGAATTAATTAGAAGCCTGTTTACAATAAGAACTTGCAAACTTGACCTCAACCCTTACAAGATCGCCGAACAAAATTACAAGGTATGCCTGGAGTACCATATTGGCAACTGTCTAGGCCCCTGTGAGGCCCTTCAGAGTGAAAAGGACTATATGAAGGATATAGACCATGCCAAGAACATCCTCAAAGGAAACTTAGGGATTCCAAGGGCCTTCTTTAAAGCAAAAATGCAAGAGGCCGCGGAAAACCTACAATTTGAAAGGGCGCAGCGATTTAAGGACAAATTGGAATTGCTGGAAAAATACCAGGCCAAATCCCTTGTAGCTAATCCCCAAATCACCAGTTTGGATGTTTTCACTGTTGTTTCGGATGAGAAGTTCGCCTTTGTAAATTACCTCAAAATTAAAAATGGCGCAATTCATATAACCAAAACCGTAGAACTCAAAAAGAAACTGGATGAAACTGATCTGGAGCTATTATTAACAGCACTCTTCCGATTAAGAGACCAATTCCAAAGCGACTCCAAAGAAATCATCAGTAATATCCCCCTTGAAGAACCAATTGAGGGACTGCACTTAGTCGTTCCAAAAATTGGCGATAAACGTAAATTAATTGAGCTTTCCCTTAAAAATGCCATGTATTACAAAAAGGAAAAGGCATTACTAAGTGGCAAGGCCAAAGAAAAAAAGAACCGTGTCCTCATCCAACTCCAGAAGGACCTGTCTCTCAAAGACATTCCCGAGCACATCGAATGTTTTGACAACTCCAATATCCAAGGAGCCTATCCCGTTGCCAGCATGGTATGCTTTATCAATGGCCAACCTGCCAAAAAAGAATATAGACATTTCCATGTTAAAACAGTGGTAGGTCCGGACGATTTTGCAAGTATGACAGAAATAGTCGGAAGACGTTATAAGCGCTTCTTAAATGAAAACAGGTCATTGCCTAACCTGATAGTAATTGATGGCGGTAAAGGCCAGCTATCAGCTGCTGTGGAAGCCATGAAAGCTATTGGCATCTACGGACAGGTCCCTGTTGTAGGAATTGCCAAAAGACTTGAGGAAATTTATTTCCCTGAGGACTCTTATCCTTTGCATATCGATAAAAAATCTGAGTCCCTTCGCTTGATCCAAAGAATAAGAGATGAAGCCCACAGATTTGCGATTACTTTCCACAGGGATATTAGAAGTAAGGATGCCTTTAAAACAGCACTAGATGAAATCGATGGCATAGGCCCTCAGACCAGCAATAAACTGCTCAAACATTTCAAGTCTATCAAAAATATCAAAGAAGCCAAGGAAGAAGAAATCATTGAATTAATTGGTAAAGACAAGGGAAATAAAATAATAGCATTTATAAAAAAATAGAGGCTGTAAATATTTACAGCCTCTATTTTTTTATCATCTACCTTAAGAATTACCATTCCCAAAGGCTATTTTCAAATTCCAACAGATCATACTCAAACTTCAAGCCATTGAGATAGGCCTGTAATTCCGGATTTGGATGTGTAGGATCTACCAAATCCGCTATCAAGGCATCATCAGCATTAGAGAATTTCCTTACCACAGATTTAAACAATCTCAAATCAAATGCTTGGCTATAGGACAAATCTTTAGAAGTATTCTTAAAATTTATCCATCTCGCCTCAGGATGGTCCTTAAAATATTCATAGAAATCTTTATACCTGATATAAGCAATGGTTTTCTGTCCTGCATTGGAATTGGTCTCTGAAGGCATCACCAAGTGGATATATTTCACATCAAATTTCACTTGGGAATGATGCTTATCAAAAAGAAAATCCTCTTTCAGATCCAAATAATAAAGGTTTTTCACGAAAATACTATCGCCATTGGCAGCAATCCAGAAATTATTCTGGAAATCAGCTATAGAAAGAGGTTCTGTAAATTTCTCATCTGCAAACACCTCAATAGCATTTTCCTCTACCACAGCCTTAAAAATATTGTTGATGATACCATTTCTCTTGGTATCTCCAGTACCATAAAGAGGATGGTTATATTTTTCTCTCAGATCAATCCTTCTCCAAACACCTATCTGATACATTTTGTCATCCTCCCTGATTGGGTGGGCAGAAAAGACCGTATCTATCTCAAACTGCCTATCTCCATAGCTGGAAGGGTCAACACTGGTTGCACCCGCTCCTTGGCCAAGGACTTCGGCCCCACTTGCCATAACAAGTAGAACCAGCAGCGATCCAAAGATTTTATTAAATAGTTTCATAACAATATTTTTTGCTCTTCAAACTTAAGCGTCTCAGCTCTGAATTACTTAATAGCAATGCTCATAATTTCATTCTGAGTACTCCTAATTTTATTACCTCTAAAATTCGTTCTAGTCACCTCAGTCACCTGAATCACCAATCTATCTCCTGTTCTAGCCGCTGCTAGCAGATTTCTGATAGAAACATTTTCACCAGTGATATTCACCTGATCCCTTGGCACTTCATTTCTTAACAATTTGACAACTCCACCAGTCACTTCAAATTTGGCGTCTTTAGGCATCGTTCTTCCAAAGGTTGGTTCTGGAATAGCTTTGATCATCAAAGTCGAAGGACCCGGAGCAGGGTATGGAGTACTTAAATCAATTTCGCCCCTAGCATCAAAAGGTCTAATTGTCGGCGCAGGAACTGGCCTAATATCATAGGTCTTAGTACCTATTTTCACTCCACCACTGCTTACTCCAATATTTACCTTTCCAGAACTTCCAGGAATGATAGTTACATCACCTGGTTTGCTCCCTTTGATTGCCTGTCCATTACTGATGGCAAATTCAGGAGCATAATTATTACCCAAAGCAGGTACCTTAATACTCAATTCATTCGCACATTCTGCATACAACTGCTGAATGGCTTCTGCAGTAACTTCAATAGTTGGATTAGCCACATAATAATCATAGGAATATGGCATTACACTATCCGTACCATTGATATTGATCACCACCTCACCAGTAAATGTCTTTTTGGCCAATCCTCTGTCATCATAGCTACCAGCAGGAGTTACAGGAAAACTAATTTGACCAAAGCCATTTTCTACAGGAATTTCAGCTCCATTTGCCGTCATTT is from Echinicola marina and encodes:
- the porN gene encoding type IX secretion system ring subunit PorN/GldN, with the protein product MKLFNKIFGSLLVLLVMASGAEVLGQGAGATSVDPSSYGDRQFEIDTVFSAHPIREDDKMYQIGVWRRIDLREKYNHPLYGTGDTKRNGIINNIFKAVVEENAIEVFADEKFTEPLSIADFQNNFWIAANGDSIFVKNLYYLDLKEDFLFDKHHSQVKFDVKYIHLVMPSETNSNAGQKTIAYIRYKDFYEYFKDHPEARWINFKNTSKDLSYSQAFDLRLFKSVVRKFSNADDALIADLVDPTHPNPELQAYLNGLKFEYDLLEFENSLWEW
- a CDS encoding penicillin-binding protein 1A — encoded protein: MSKKKQTTKSSSFAGKIVKSLWIIFFVGLLSLVIFIWSVSVNFLGLYGDLPDFKTLENPDSELASELYSADGVLLGKYYRENRSPVKYNELSPNLIQALMATEDIRFEDHSGIDLKGLARVFFKTILLGQSSAGGGSTLSQQTAKNLFKTRGAESQGSLSSIPGLRMLIIKTKEWIVATQLEKAYTKDEIITMYLNTSEFGSNAFGIKTAAKTFFNKAPKDLAVQESAVLVGLFKAPTYYSPVYNPDNSLRRRNTVLNQMRKYDYISNAEYDSISSLPLELDYNVESHNRGLATYFREIVKADLIKWTNENLKVDGKPYDLYGDGLRIYTTIDSRMQKYAEESVDEHMRELQAKFKQELRGREPWIDSNGKVIPNFLETMIKRTEAYRVLANKYGAGSDSIDIKLNEKKKMKVFSWEKGEIDTLMSSMDSLRYYKTFLQTGFVSMDPHTGHIKAWVGGLNHKYFKYDHVREGKRQPGSTFKPFVYAAAIENGYSPCYTVVDQPVEINIPGQPAWIPSNADGKFSYEKMTIRQAMARSINSITAYMMKQISPEVVVETAHRLGVTSELDPVPALALGTSDVSILEMVGAMGTFANKGEHIRPYYIDRIEDKNGNVLHQFPARKKPAMSEEHAYLMLHMLMGGFEETGGTSQGIPMSLRTDNELGGKTGTTQNASDGWYIGLSKDLVSGVWVGGDDRAVHFRSWISGQGARTARPIWVKYMTKVYNDPSLGITKGPFQKPERPLSVELNCNEYNLKTDDYSDFDYDRSSNDF
- the porW gene encoding type IX secretion system periplasmic lipoprotein PorW/SprE encodes the protein MIIAIGCSSQKDTFTNRLYHNVTAHFNAYFLAKEKINEAEKKFTEAYQEDYSQVLPVFLPIDSTTVDQNEETLEEARELAAKAIDWHRISNWVDDSYYLIGLIDYYEAQTDDAINTFKYLNVESKNNEVRHRALVQLLRIFIDQRKFDNAAYVIDFLSKEEEISKENKRLLYKTLAYYYEVRNEKDGLIAALEKTLEHTSDSKESSRLYFTLAQLYQRAGFDAQAYSYYQNAKDGNPPYERAFFAQLYSQQVAELEKSKDFKKVRAYYDELYKNRKNIDLRDVVLYEKALFELKQNQTAEAIRLLHKAAQEQGKNNKQKGYIYQKLAEVYFDQKEDYQSSKYYLDSALQYFKPTDNSYNALLNKKEVLDNFTFNYEIIQKNDSLIALSRLSPAQQEQIADKYLEREEARLLAEAEKKADKKSASIFNNLLAFGGNTSVASFYFDNPTAIQQGEIEFFRSWGNRALADDWRRKSSGYQAGAGIGNTETSTDTVETKDISAQISSSLPSKESLLANIPKDENAIALLNDELENAYFELGKVLFFDLSRPDMAREYLHDLIQKYPDSDKMPEAYYTLYLIEQETGGNADYYANKLNKEFPSSPFTKSVNNPVDKSSGTIANKNASANYSKAYDLYLSSDYMQSRQIIRSTLDNYPLTPVTDKLLLLDIMVTGKMDDREIYQKRLEQYISTTKSDDLEKMARNMLIALTGETETEQTANKDKLATTDSLANQDPKPEATTNTDSLKKETIYKLNPDQTHIFILAVAPEQIDKSKNLTAEMENFHNKNYPNSRLRTGSLAFTREYAIVLVSPFSNAAKALDYRNKFLAEFNSQALSEEIKKSSFVISLENFQQLNKRKDIAEYEAFYKASYQ
- the uvrC gene encoding excinuclease ABC subunit UvrC → MQTPSYNRDEYLKLPDSPGVYKYFNDEGTLIYVGKAKSLKKRVSSYFVKSAGLNLKTKRMVREINKIEFTMVNSEFDALLLENNLIKKSQPKYNILLKDDKTYPYLLLTNEHFPQIYPTRKIIPSKGTYYGPFASVKAMNNVLELIRSLFTIRTCKLDLNPYKIAEQNYKVCLEYHIGNCLGPCEALQSEKDYMKDIDHAKNILKGNLGIPRAFFKAKMQEAAENLQFERAQRFKDKLELLEKYQAKSLVANPQITSLDVFTVVSDEKFAFVNYLKIKNGAIHITKTVELKKKLDETDLELLLTALFRLRDQFQSDSKEIISNIPLEEPIEGLHLVVPKIGDKRKLIELSLKNAMYYKKEKALLSGKAKEKKNRVLIQLQKDLSLKDIPEHIECFDNSNIQGAYPVASMVCFINGQPAKKEYRHFHVKTVVGPDDFASMTEIVGRRYKRFLNENRSLPNLIVIDGGKGQLSAAVEAMKAIGIYGQVPVVGIAKRLEEIYFPEDSYPLHIDKKSESLRLIQRIRDEAHRFAITFHRDIRSKDAFKTALDEIDGIGPQTSNKLLKHFKSIKNIKEAKEEEIIELIGKDKGNKIIAFIKK